ACCAGAAAGTCTTCGGTGCGGATCTTTTCACGCGGCACCGTATCCAGGAATTTTTGCAGCTGCGGCGTGACCGGCAGTTTCTTGCGGTACGGCTCCAGCTCGTTGAGCAATTCCGCGGCATACGAAAACGGCACTTTCTCGGCATACGGTTCGAGAAAGAAATCGAAGGGATTGAGCACCGACATTTCCGCCACCAGGTCGACCTCGATCTGGAATTCGGTAGTCTTTTCCGGAAACACCAGCCGCGCCAGGTAGTTGGCCTGCGGGTCCTGCTGCCAGTTGATGAAATGCGGCTGCGGCAAGATCCGCAGGGAGTAACTCAGGATCCGGGTACGGCAATGCGGCGCCGGCCGCAGGCGAATGATCTGCGGGCCGAGGCTGATGGCCTTGTCGTAGCGGTAAGTAGTGAGATGGTTGAGTGCAACGTGAATCGACATGGCTATCCTTTGCGACAATCAACAATCAATAAATCGGTCAGCGAAAAATTTTGCTGCCGGATATTCAACGAACTGACAAAAAACCTTACTGCTCTATGGCTCATGGCTATGAATGAATTCGCGCAAGCGCGGATAGATTTCATTGTCCCAGCGGCGGCCGTTGAAGACGCCATAATGCCCTACCCCGGTCTGCACATGATGCAACTTCATGTACGGCCGTATGCCGCTGCACATGTCCTGCGCCGCCACGGTCTGCCCCACCGCACAGATGTCATCCTTCTCTCCTTCGATCGTGAACAGCGCGGTGCGGCGGATCGCTGCCGGTTCTATGGTACGCCCTAATGCCTGCATTTCACCAAGCGGCAATGCATGATCCTGGAACACGCTTTGCACGGTTTCCAGATAGAACTCCGCCGCCAGGTCCGACATGGCGAAATACTCCGCATAGAAGGTCTTGATGGTATTGGCTTTTTCATCCTCCCCTTCGACCAGGTAGTTGTACAGGTTCTGGAAGGCCTTCAGGTGGCGCTCCAGGTTCATGTTCATGAAGGCCGTCAGCTGCAAAAAGCCAGGATAGACCTGGCGCTGGCTGCCGGCGTAACGGCCGGGAACGGTGCTCACCAGGTTTTTCTCGAACCAGGCGATAGGCTTGCTTTTCGCCAACTCATTGACCGCGGTCGGATTGATGCGGGTATCGATCGGACCGGCCATCAGGGTCATGCTGGCCGGCTGCGCCGGATGATGCTCGGCCGCCATCAGCGAGACCGCCGCCAGCGCCGCCACGGTCGGCTGGCAAACCGCCACCAGGTGCGTACCGGGGCCGATTTTCTCGATAAAGCGGATCAGGTGGGCGACATATTCGTCGAAACCGAAGCGGCCATCGCTGAGGGCGACATCGCGCGCATTGTGCCAGTCGGTGATGTAGACGTCGTGATCGCGCAACAGGGTTATGACAGTGCCGCGCAGCAAGGTGGCGAAGTGGCCCGACATCGGCGCCACCAGCAGTATCCGCGGTTGCTGAACCTTGGTTTCCTTACGGAAACGCAACAAGGTGCAGAACGGCGTCTGGTCGGCCACCTCTTCTTGCACCGAAACTGTGCGGCCGCCGTCTTCCGCGCTGTTTATCCCGAATGCTGGGCGCTGATGCGTCAACTGGGTGCATGCAAACACTTCGCAGGCCGCCGCCAGCTTGCGCAGCGTCAGGGTCTCCGGCCAGCCCGGCCATCTGGCGCCGAACATTGGTGCAGTAGCGCCAGCCAAGATGCGCATGGGGTCGCTGAGGTCCGCATAGCCCTGATATGCCTGGTAAATTTTCGTCATGGGACTACCCTATTATTGGAATGCCGGCATTCCCTTCAGGTGCAATAACCATGCCCAAACGTCTGGCACGGTGCTTGCTCGGTAATTAACAAACGGTTTGCCAATCCAATCCCTTTCGACCTCTACGGAAGAATATTGCCATGCCTAAGACCACCTTGAGCATCACCAGCAAGAACTATTCGTCATGGTCCTTGCGCGGCTGGCTGCTGACCCGATTTTCCGGCCTGGAATTCCAGGAAAACATCATCTCGCCGGACGATCCCGACGCCCGCGCGGAAATCCTGCTGCTGTCGTCGTCGATCCTGGTGCCTTGCCTGTACCACGGCAATATCGTGGTGTGGGATACGCTGGCGATCGGCGAATACCTGCACGAAATCCGCCCCAAGGCCGGCCTGCTGCCGGCGGATCGCGCCGCCCGCGCCCACTGCCGTTCGATCTGCGGCGAAATGCACTCCGGCTTCAGTTCGCTGCGCTCGGCGCTGCCGATGAACATCAAGGCGCGCTTTCCCGACTTCAAAGTGTGGTCGCGCGCCGAGGCCGACATCAAGCGCATCACCACCATCTGGAAACAGTGCCTGGCTACCTACGGCGGCCCCTTCCTGTTCGGCGAACGTTCGATGGCCGACGCCATGTACGCGCCGGTGGCGACCCGCTTCGTCACCTACGACGTCAAGCTGGATTCGGTCTGCAACGCCTATTGCAAGCGCATCATCGCCATGCCGGAGATGCAGGAATGGATCAAGGCGGCCAAGCTGGAGCCGGAAGATATCAATGAACTGGATGTGGAATTCTGAGCTGGCCTTGATGAATCATGAAAGGAGTGTTCGATGGATACCGAAACGGGCTCGACAAATCTGTTTTCACATGTCCGCGAAGGCGACACCGAATTCCAGTCCGGCGGCTTGCGCGACTTTTTCCTGTACCGCGATCTCGGCATCGCCGCCGCCACCGGCGGCAAGGTGGTAGCGCACCTGGTGAAGGCCAACATGGCGCCGGAAGTCGGCACCGGCTGGCATCGCCACGAAGCGGATTTCCATATCGTCTACATGCTCAAGGGCTGGGCCCGTTTCATGTATGAAGACCAGGAAACCCTGGTCAAGGCCGGCGATTGCGTGCACCAGCGCCCCGGTATCGTGCATTTTTTATTCGACTACTCGGAAGACATGGAGTATCTTGAAATTGTTAGCCCGGCAGCATTCACGTCGATCGACATGCCCGGCCCCTGCGCCGTTCCGGCGCCCAAGCCATGGGCATGAGAGCCGCATGAGAGCAATCTGACAGACCAGGCTGAGCAGCATTTTGCACTAGCTCTCACCCAGAACAAGACGGAGGCCGCCACCAGACATATGCAAAATTTGCTAAGAGTTGACGCCGCATTGC
The sequence above is a segment of the Collimonas sp. PA-H2 genome. Coding sequences within it:
- a CDS encoding cupin domain-containing protein, translated to MDTETGSTNLFSHVREGDTEFQSGGLRDFFLYRDLGIAAATGGKVVAHLVKANMAPEVGTGWHRHEADFHIVYMLKGWARFMYEDQETLVKAGDCVHQRPGIVHFLFDYSEDMEYLEIVSPAAFTSIDMPGPCAVPAPKPWA
- a CDS encoding polyhydroxyalkanoate depolymerase; protein product: MTKIYQAYQGYADLSDPMRILAGATAPMFGARWPGWPETLTLRKLAAACEVFACTQLTHQRPAFGINSAEDGGRTVSVQEEVADQTPFCTLLRFRKETKVQQPRILLVAPMSGHFATLLRGTVITLLRDHDVYITDWHNARDVALSDGRFGFDEYVAHLIRFIEKIGPGTHLVAVCQPTVAALAAVSLMAAEHHPAQPASMTLMAGPIDTRINPTAVNELAKSKPIAWFEKNLVSTVPGRYAGSQRQVYPGFLQLTAFMNMNLERHLKAFQNLYNYLVEGEDEKANTIKTFYAEYFAMSDLAAEFYLETVQSVFQDHALPLGEMQALGRTIEPAAIRRTALFTIEGEKDDICAVGQTVAAQDMCSGIRPYMKLHHVQTGVGHYGVFNGRRWDNEIYPRLREFIHSHEP
- a CDS encoding glutathione S-transferase family protein, with product MPKTTLSITSKNYSSWSLRGWLLTRFSGLEFQENIISPDDPDARAEILLLSSSILVPCLYHGNIVVWDTLAIGEYLHEIRPKAGLLPADRAARAHCRSICGEMHSGFSSLRSALPMNIKARFPDFKVWSRAEADIKRITTIWKQCLATYGGPFLFGERSMADAMYAPVATRFVTYDVKLDSVCNAYCKRIIAMPEMQEWIKAAKLEPEDINELDVEF